One window from the genome of Candidatus Fermentibacter sp. encodes:
- a CDS encoding glycosyltransferase family 2 protein, with protein MKIAVLLVNYGQWDLARRCLDSLSASEGVDLLSLMVDNASPSPPPSWVREAPGLRFAALDRNSGFAEGNNRAFAMLGEGEADYVFLLNTDAVVSPTAIRILADFLEAHPEASVASAPVFYMADPSRVWSAGGRFMPARMLLDQRYDTPRTCLPAGPVETDFATGCAMMVRAGVFAAMGGFRSDYFMYWEDVEFCLRLKRAGGRVFLVPSAEVLHEVAACSGGPGSPVAIYYPFRNRFLLARDVLGPMGRLVFHLYASAVVAAKSVIFPLSGRSGLVPVLWEAWRDGVRGKPGRWRGQSGCAG; from the coding sequence TTGAAGATCGCGGTCTTGCTTGTGAACTACGGTCAGTGGGATCTGGCCAGGCGCTGCCTGGACTCGCTGTCGGCCTCCGAGGGTGTCGACCTCCTGTCTCTGATGGTCGACAACGCGAGTCCGTCCCCTCCCCCCTCCTGGGTGCGCGAAGCGCCCGGGCTCAGGTTCGCCGCCCTTGACCGGAACAGCGGGTTCGCCGAGGGCAACAACCGGGCATTCGCCATGCTGGGAGAAGGAGAGGCAGACTACGTCTTCCTGCTCAACACCGACGCGGTCGTCTCGCCCACGGCCATACGGATCCTCGCCGACTTCCTCGAGGCTCATCCCGAGGCATCCGTGGCATCCGCCCCCGTCTTCTACATGGCCGATCCCTCGCGGGTCTGGAGCGCCGGAGGCCGGTTCATGCCGGCGCGCATGCTGCTAGATCAGAGGTACGACACTCCCAGGACCTGCCTGCCTGCCGGCCCGGTCGAGACCGACTTCGCGACCGGATGCGCGATGATGGTCAGGGCCGGCGTGTTCGCGGCGATGGGCGGGTTCAGGTCCGACTACTTCATGTACTGGGAGGACGTGGAGTTCTGCCTGAGGCTGAAGCGGGCCGGGGGGAGGGTGTTCCTCGTGCCCTCCGCGGAGGTGCTGCACGAGGTCGCGGCGTGCAGCGGGGGCCCCGGATCGCCCGTGGCGATCTACTACCCGTTCAGGAACCGCTTCCTCCTCGCGAGGGACGTGCTCGGCCCGATGGGGAGGCTCGTCTTCCACCTCTACGCCTCGGCCGTGGTGGCGGCCAAGTCGGTCATCTTCCCGCTCTCCGGCCGGTCGGGGCTCGTCCCGGTCCTGTGGGAGGCCTGGCGGGACGGTGTCAGGGGGAAGCCGGGCCGGTGGCGCGGGCAGAGCGGCTGCGCCGGATGA
- a CDS encoding NAD-dependent epimerase/dehydratase family protein, with protein MKKVLITGGAGFIGSHLADLLLESGYCVRALDCLDPQVHGRDARRPSYLADEVELAMGDVRDAGAVSSALEGCSHLVHFAAAVGVGQSMYEIARYTSVNSLGAAVVLEAVSKSRGIEGMVVASSMSIYGEGLYRCPACGDAEPGLRSRGDMAAGRWEPLCPACGSACEAVPTPETKTLAPTSVYAVNKRDHEELFLSVGAAYGIPATALRFFNVYGDRQALSNPYTGVAAIFASRLLNGNRPIVFEDGLQSRDFTHVSDVARACLLALRKAPGGAVNVGTGRPTPVIEIARILDRALGTGLEPEVTGEFRAGDIRHCYADVSRASRELGFSASVPLEEGMAGLASWLSTQHSVDMSESAALELRSRGLAR; from the coding sequence TTGAAGAAGGTCCTGATCACCGGCGGAGCCGGCTTCATCGGCTCGCATCTCGCCGATCTGCTTCTCGAAAGCGGATACTGCGTGAGGGCGCTGGACTGCCTCGACCCCCAGGTGCACGGCCGGGATGCGCGGAGGCCGTCATACCTGGCGGACGAGGTCGAACTGGCGATGGGCGACGTGCGCGATGCAGGCGCAGTTTCCTCCGCCCTCGAGGGCTGCTCGCACCTGGTCCACTTCGCGGCCGCCGTGGGAGTCGGCCAGTCGATGTACGAGATCGCGAGGTACACCTCCGTGAACTCGCTGGGGGCGGCCGTGGTCCTCGAGGCGGTCTCGAAGAGCCGCGGCATCGAGGGGATGGTGGTGGCCAGCTCGATGTCCATCTACGGCGAGGGGCTGTACCGGTGCCCCGCCTGCGGCGACGCCGAACCCGGGCTGAGGTCGCGCGGCGACATGGCGGCCGGGCGGTGGGAACCCCTCTGTCCCGCATGCGGATCCGCCTGCGAGGCCGTTCCGACGCCCGAGACCAAGACGCTGGCCCCGACCTCGGTGTACGCGGTCAACAAGAGGGATCACGAGGAGCTCTTCCTGTCGGTCGGGGCGGCCTACGGGATACCCGCCACCGCGCTCAGGTTCTTCAACGTCTACGGCGACAGGCAGGCCCTCTCCAATCCCTACACCGGGGTCGCCGCGATCTTCGCCTCCAGGCTGCTGAACGGGAACAGGCCCATCGTCTTCGAGGACGGCCTGCAGAGCAGGGACTTCACCCACGTCAGCGACGTGGCCAGGGCCTGCCTGCTGGCGCTCCGGAAGGCTCCGGGCGGAGCGGTCAACGTGGGCACCGGCCGACCCACGCCGGTCATCGAGATCGCCCGCATCCTCGACAGGGCCCTGGGCACCGGGCTGGAACCGGAAGTGACCGGGGAGTTCAGGGCGGGAGACATAAGACACTGCTACGCTGACGTTTCCAGGGCCTCGCGCGAACTGGGCTTCTCGGCCTCCGTACCTCTCGAGGAGGGCATGGCCGGCCTCGCTTCATGGCTCTCCACGCAGCACTCCGTGGACATGTCCGAGAGCGCCGCGCTCGAACTGAGGTCGAGAGGTCTGGCCAGGTGA
- a CDS encoding glycosyltransferase family 1 protein, which produces MKRILLDGRALQPGIDGIGRFVISVSGRLRSLRPNWDLTLLVSPGSARHFENRDGLRVIESRVARFRPREKRCLSQLVRGIAPDACLNFSFTGPLWDGRNGPLCPTSFVVHDTMVLEMKGYFGAGPIQDALKRMRCRNLFRVSLSGSAALAVPTRSVMDDLCRLYPEAEEKITVVYEGQDLFDPAAPAGLREGGFLLYVGNARLYKNLPRLLAAYEKASGAPDLVMVVRHDREYPAFERVLQRSGARGRIRVLSAVPDEELTRLYRSCTAFVSPSVREGFGLPVLEAMAAGCPVIASRGTALEEVAGDGALLVDPTDVDAMAGAITEICGNPGMRAELSARASSRAALFGWDSTAGRIAEMIEGTMKP; this is translated from the coding sequence GTGAAGAGGATCCTGCTCGACGGACGGGCGCTGCAACCCGGGATCGACGGGATCGGGCGCTTCGTGATCTCCGTTTCGGGCAGGCTCCGGTCCCTGAGGCCGAACTGGGATCTCACGCTGCTGGTCTCCCCGGGTTCGGCCCGGCATTTCGAGAACAGGGACGGCCTGCGCGTGATCGAGTCCCGGGTCGCCAGATTCCGGCCCCGGGAGAAGCGCTGCCTGTCACAGCTCGTCCGTGGGATCGCACCCGATGCCTGCCTCAACTTCTCCTTCACGGGCCCTCTCTGGGACGGGCGAAACGGACCGCTCTGCCCCACATCCTTCGTGGTCCACGACACGATGGTCCTGGAGATGAAGGGGTACTTCGGCGCCGGCCCGATCCAGGACGCCCTCAAGAGGATGCGCTGCAGGAACCTGTTCCGGGTCTCCCTGTCCGGCTCGGCCGCCCTCGCAGTCCCCACGCGCAGCGTGATGGACGACCTGTGCAGGCTTTATCCCGAGGCGGAGGAGAAGATCACGGTGGTGTACGAGGGCCAGGACCTGTTCGACCCCGCCGCGCCGGCCGGCCTGCGGGAGGGCGGTTTCCTCCTGTACGTCGGCAATGCGAGGCTCTACAAGAACCTGCCGAGGCTCCTGGCGGCATATGAGAAGGCGTCGGGCGCACCGGACCTCGTCATGGTCGTGAGGCACGACCGGGAGTACCCGGCCTTCGAGCGGGTCCTGCAGCGTTCGGGCGCCCGGGGGAGGATAAGGGTCCTGAGCGCGGTGCCGGACGAGGAGCTGACCCGGCTCTACCGGTCGTGCACGGCCTTCGTCTCGCCCTCCGTCCGTGAGGGGTTCGGCCTGCCCGTGCTCGAGGCGATGGCCGCCGGCTGCCCGGTGATCGCCAGCCGGGGAACGGCTCTGGAGGAGGTGGCCGGAGACGGCGCACTCCTGGTCGATCCGACCGATGTGGACGCCATGGCGGGAGCCATCACGGAGATCTGCGGAAACCCCGGCATGAGGGCCGAGCTGTCGGCCAGGGCATCCTCCCGCGCCGCCCTGTTCGGCTGGGACTCCACGGCTGGGAGGATCGCGGAGATGATAGAAGGAACGATGAAGCCATGA